GGCCACGCAACCGGCGGTGCCGATCAGGTTGGCCGTCCACGACTCGGTGCGCTTGAGCGCTGGCACGAAGCTGCCCAGCAGGTCCTGCAGCATGAAGCGCCCGGCACGGGTACCGGCATCCACGGCGGTCAGGATGAACAACGCCTCGAACAGAATCGCGAAGTGGTACCAGAAGGCCATGGTGTTTTCACCCGGCAGTACCTGGTGGAGGATCTGCGCGATCCCCACCGCCAGCGTCGGTGCACCACCGGCACGCGCCAGGATGGTGTGCTCGCCGATGTCACGGGCAGTGGCCTCGAGCTGCTCGGGGGTGATGGTGAAGCCCCAACTGCTGACGGTCTGCGCCACCGACACGACGTCGGCACCGACCACGGCGGCCGGGCTGTTCATGGCGAAGTACACACCCGGCTCGATCACCGAAGCAGCGACCATGGCCATGATGGCGACGAACGACTCCATCAGCATGCCGCCGTAGCCGATGTAACGGGCGTTGGTTTCGTTGTCCAGCAGCTTGGGCGTGGTGCCCGAGCTGATCAGGGCATGGAAGCCGGACACCGCGCCGCAGGCGATGGTGATGAACAGGAACGGGAACAGGGTGCCCTTCCACACAGGCCCCGTACCGTCGGTGAACTGGGTCAGGGCCGGCATCTTCAGCTCAGGCGCAATGATCAGGATACCGATGGCCAGGCCAATGATGGTGCCGATCTTGAGGAAGGTCGAGAGGTAGTCACGCGGTGCCAGCACCAGCCACACCGGCAGCACGGCGGCGACGAAGCCATAGCCGACCAGCATCCAGGTGATCTGCACGCCGGTGAAAGTGAACGCCGGGCCCCACACCGGATCGGCCGCGATCACGCCACCCAGCCAGATCGATGCCAGCAGCAGCACCACGCCGATCAGCGAAATCTCGCCAATGCGACCCGGGCGGATGAAGCGCATGTAGATGCCCATGAACATGGCGATTGGGATGGTCGCCATCACCGTGAACATGCCCCATGGGCTCTCGGCCAAGGCCTTGACCACGATCAGCGCCAGCACCGCGAGGATGATGATCATGATCAGGAAGCAGCCGAACAAGGCGATGGTGCCCGGAATGCGGCCCATTTCCTCACGCACCATGTCGCCCAGCGAACGGCCGTTACGGCGGGTGGAGAGGAACAGGAC
The Pseudomonas putida genome window above contains:
- a CDS encoding carbon starvation CstA family protein, with protein sequence MNNNNSLLRHIPWLALAVIGACALGVVALRRGEAINALWIVVAAVAIYLVAYRYYSLFIATKVMQLDPRRATPAVLNNDGLDYVPTNKHILFGHHFAAIAGAGPLVGPVLAAQMGYLPGTLWLIAGVVLAGAVQDFMVLFLSTRRNGRSLGDMVREEMGRIPGTIALFGCFLIMIIILAVLALIVVKALAESPWGMFTVMATIPIAMFMGIYMRFIRPGRIGEISLIGVVLLLASIWLGGVIAADPVWGPAFTFTGVQITWMLVGYGFVAAVLPVWLVLAPRDYLSTFLKIGTIIGLAIGILIIAPELKMPALTQFTDGTGPVWKGTLFPFLFITIACGAVSGFHALISSGTTPKLLDNETNARYIGYGGMLMESFVAIMAMVAASVIEPGVYFAMNSPAAVVGADVVSVAQTVSSWGFTITPEQLEATARDIGEHTILARAGGAPTLAVGIAQILHQVLPGENTMAFWYHFAILFEALFILTAVDAGTRAGRFMLQDLLGSFVPALKRTESWTANLIGTAGCVALWGYLLYQGVIDPLGGINTLWPLFGISNQMLAGIALMLGTVVLIKMKRERYIWVTLLPALWLLICTTTAGLIKLFDPNPAVGFLALAKKYSAALDAGQVLAPAKDIGQMQHVIFNAYTNAGLTVLFLVVVFSVLFFAIKVGIAALGRKERSDKETPFQALPDA